The DNA window TAGGCCCAGCACCCTGTCAGGGTGGGCCAGGGCGTACATGGCAACCGTGTTGCCCCCGAGGCTGGCCCCAAGGAGCACGCCCGAGGAAAAGTTTACCATAGGCAGAAAGTCCTCCAGGAACTTGACGCCGCCGCCGAAGCCGTACTTGCCCTGCGGCGTCTCGCCCTGGCCAGGCGGGTCTACAGAGATGGCCCTGAAGCCGGCGTCAGCCACGGCCTTTACTAAGCCCACCTGGACCCAAGTCCTTGCGTTGAAGGCGGCCCCCGGCATCATGACGACCGGGGTCCCTGAGCCCTCCTCTATGTAATGAACTCTGACTCCTCTAACGTTAACGTACTTGTCGGGCACGCCGCTCGCCCAGGCGGCGAGGGAGCCGCAGGTTAAAAACGGGCCCCGCCGCTCAGGGCCTGGGCCTCCCTATCCTGAGGCCCGCCCTCCTTATCTTACCTATGGCGTTCTTGGTTATGTCAAGGTTGCAGGAGCCGTGCGAATTGCACCAGGCTTCGCACTCCTTCGCCAGGTCCTTGCTTGAGTACACCATGCCGCAGGCCTCGCACGCGAAGAACCTGGAGTCCCCAATTACAACCTCGAGCGTTGAGGGCCACCGAGAGGTTTCTCAGCTGTTGGGGGCCTTTAAGTGGGCCTATATATGGGGCCTGTGGACTTGGCGCCGCTGCCCCGTTAGCCCACGCCGAAGCCCCGGCGAGAGCTTAAAATGTAGAGAACAACTGTTCTCTAAGGTGTGCCAGGTTACCCAAGGACCTGGGCCTGACGCTTGACAGGGCCAGGTAGGGCAGGGCCCACACGTTAACATACGCCTCCACAGCCGTAGAGTTCTTCATATGGAGCGTATTAAACGCCCTCGCCTACGCCGTTTACCCGGTGTACCAGAACGTCGTCTACATAGTAGTGGTCGCCCCCATAGGAGATCTCACCCTCTCCTGGCTCTCTGACAGGGCCCTGGGAAGGAAGGGCATGTACATAGTTACCATGAGCCTCTACGGGGCAGGCAGCGCCATAATTGCGGCTGACCTCCTCCTGCTTAAGCCAGGGCCGGCCCAGATGGCCATTTTCCTGGCGGTCTACACGCTCTCAATGATAGGGGTCAAGGGCGAGGTGCCTGTCGGCCTGGCGCTGTTGGCGGAGATAATGCCGGTCAAGTGGAGGCATAAGGCCCTGGTGCTCAGCCCCAACTTCGAGAACATAGGCGCCGCCGTGGGGGTGGCTGCTAGTGTTATAGGATGGTCTCCCTCCTGGCAGGCCTGGGCGCGTAGAGCGCGTTATGTGCCAAGGTTATAGCCGCGGCGGGCAGGGACGCTGCCACTAAAATTGTTATGAGGGCGGCTGAGGTCCTTGAGAGGGCTCTGCCCAAGAATGAGTGAAATGAAAGTGTGGGGCAAACGCTTTCCACAGCAAGGGAGGCGCTAAGGAGGCGAACCTTATTATTTTTAGTAAAGTGCTAGCTTCACTGTTTAGACGTGGTCAGCCTGCTGCGCAGCCGCGGAGTTGACAGACACACGCCTGCCCTGAAGGGTGAGGCCCCACCGTGTGAACACTTATTAACATGGCCCCGCGGTAGTCTGGTGAACTAAGATGGACCCACTGAGGCTCGTCGCCCTCACCGTTGCCATAAGCGCCAGCGGTGCCCTCTCGCCCGGTCCCCTGTCGACGGCCGCGATGATTAACGGCGCCAGGTGGTCGTGGAGGGCTGGCCTAAGGATGGCGGCCGGTCACATGACTTTTGAGCTCCCGTTCGTCGTCGCCATTGGCATGGCCGCCTACGAGCTGAGGTGGGCCCTGGGGCTCCCGGCCGTCAGGTATGGCCTAGGGGCCCTCATGGGGGCATTCATAGCCTACTTCTCCGCGACGACCATCCTGGACGGCCTAAGGTACCTCAGGGGCCGGCAGGCTGCTCAGGTGGACCCGCCGGCCTCGGGGCCGTACTTCTCAGGCCTCGCCCTCACGGCCCTCAACCCGTTCTTCCTGCTCTGGTGGCTCACAGTGGGCATGGCGCTCGTGGAACTGGCCTCAACGATGGGGCTCCTGCTTGGCTACGCAGTGATGTACCCCAGCCACGTCTGGATGGACTTCGCCTGGCTCACCCTGCTCTCCTCCCTCGGCCACCAGGGTAGGAGGCTGTCAGGCAAGAGCTACGGGGCGCTCCTCGTGGCCCTGGCAGCTGTAATGGCTGTCGCCGGCGCCTACGCCCTCTCCGCGCTCCTCTAGGGCTTCCTAGTTATCAGTATGCCCTCCAGCGTCGGCACCACAGCGAAGCGCCAGCCAGTGCGGCTGAGCACCTGGAAGGTCTCAGCTGGGGGAGGGGGCCTTATGGCGTTGTGGAACATGGCCACCCCGCCGCGCCTCAGCTTCCTCAGGAGGAGCTCGGCCACCTTAGGGTAGAGGCTCACGTGGACGTCAACGAAGGCTGCGTCAACGCTCTCATCATCAATTCCCTCCAGGAGGCTCACGGCGTCGCCCTCTACGAAGGAGACCCTCGCGCTCCTGAGCTCCACACCCTTGAAGAAGTCCTGGGCAGCCCTCACCCTCTCGCCCCTCAGCTCGGCAGCTATGACGTCACACGGGCCTGAGCAGGCCTCCTCGAGGGCCTTTGATATCCAGAGGGTAGAGTACCCCATGGCTGAGCCAAGGTCGAGCACCTTGGCTCCTGAGGCCCCGCTCAGGTGGGTGAAGAGCACCGAGTAGAGGACGAGGCCGTCCTCGAAGTCTATCCTGCTCACGCCGGCCGAGTCCGAGTCAAGCCTGAGCTTGAGCTCCAGGTCCCTGAAGTCGCTCTCCTTCATGTTGATGCCCTGGGCCAAGGGCAGCACATATTTTAAAAAGTTGAGGTAGATATCTTTATGTTAAAGCAGTTTTTTGATGCGTTCTGAGGGGAAGAGGAATTTGTAACAGTTTTGTGTATAATTCTGAAAAAGGAAATTTAATTTAAGTTCACCTAAACCCCTTGAGGCGAGAGAGTGGACGCAAGGCTAGCAGGCCTCTCGGCCCTAGTAGTAGTGTTGGTGATAGTGGCTGGTGTCCTAGGAGTCATGTACTCCTCGCTGGCCTCTAAGTACTCAAGCCTGAAGTCAGAGTACAGCAACGTCAGCTCCGAGGCCAGCACCTACAAGAGCGAGTACACCACTCTGCAGGGCCAGTACTCGAGCCTCAACAGCAGCTACTCCGCACTTCAGGGCGAGTACTCTACACTCCTCAGCGAGTACAAGAACCAGCAGGCCGACGTGGTCCTTGCCGCTGCCATGAGCCACTGGAACGACATAGCTATAGAGAACATAGACCTCGTTGCCCCAGAGTACCTGCCCAACGCAACTCTGCACTGGGTAGGAGGGCCCCTGAGCGGCACCTACAGCGGCATAAGCTCCATAGAGTCGGTCTGGAACAAGTTCTTCAACATGTACGAGACCGTCTACTGGTACACCATAATACCGCCCAGCGTGGTCATGGTGTCGCCTGGCGTCTACAACGCCACGGGCTACGCGCAGTTCCTGGTGGCGCCGACGTCAGCGCCGATAAACGTGCTGGTCCTCAACGTGACTGAGATCCTGACTTACGTCAACACCTCCAGCGGCTACAAGATAGAGACCGAGGTCTGGAAGGTGAAGCCGCTGCCGCTGACGGACGTAATAGCTGGGTACCCAGGCCAGGAGGCCCTGGCGGAGAGCGCGGTCCTGGCTGACGCCATGAGCCACTGGAACGACATAGCTATAGAGAGCCCGCAGCTCGTCATGATGGAGTACGCGCCTAATGCGGTCCTGCACTGGGTAGGTGGGCCCCTCAGCGGCACCTACGTTGGCATCTCGGCTATCAACGCCACCTGGGTCAAGTTCTTCAACACCTACGAGACCGTCTACTGGTACACCATAATACCGCCAACCGTGACGCAGGTGAGCCCCACCGAGTTCAACGTGACCGGCTACGTCCAGTTCCTTGTAGCGCCAACCGCTGTCCCGATACATCCGTTCGTGCTGAACGTAACCGAGGTGCTCACGTACGTCTACAACGCTAGCGCTGCGCAGTTCCAGCTCGTCAACGAGGTGTGGAAGGTGAAGCCCCTATCGCTGAGCGACGTGATCGCCGGCTACCCGCCGCAGACCTACGTAGAGCAGCAGATGGTGCTGGCGGCCGCCATGAGCCACTGGAACGACATAGCCATTGAGAACGCCTCCCTGATAATCTCCGAGTACGCCCCGAACGCCACGCTGCACTGGATAGGCGGGCCTCTGAGCGGCAACTACACCGGCATCACCGCCATAAACGCCACGTGGACCAAGTTCGACAACACCTACGAGTACGTGGTCTGGTACGCCCTTGTGCCGCCCACTGTGCAGGTAAAGGGCGACACGGCGATGGCGAAGGCGCCGCTGCAGTTCGTTGTGTTCCCGTTCCCGACGGCCTCTAACCCGCATCCGCAGGAGTTCGTGCTGAACGTGACTGAGATACTCTACTACCAGTACAACACCACGGCCATGCAGTGGCAGATAGTCAACGAGTACTGGATAGTGCACCCGCTGCCAATCTCTGACGTCGCCCCAGGCTACACGCCCGGCCAGTACCAGGGCTGAGGGGCTGGGGTTGGGGAATAGATTCAGGTCAAACAGTTTTTATTTTGACCTTTCACTTATTTACTCTGGGCCCTCACAGGAGGAGCCGGAGCCCCATGAATGGCTAGGAAGGGCCTCGGCTTCAGGGACTGGGACCACATGCTGTGGTGGCTGTTCGTCGGCACCAGGGGAGGGGAGATGAGGCTCAGGATCGCCGAGCAGATAATCAAGGGGCCTGCCAACGCTAACCAGCTGGCCGAGGCCCTGGGCGTCAACTACAGGACCATTAGGCACCACCTTGAGATCCTCATGGAGGCGGGACTTGTGGAGAGCGAGGGGCCTAGGTACGGGCAGCTCTACTACCCCTCGAAGGACCTGACCGAGTCGCTGGAGAGGGTGAGGAGGATGATGAAGGAGGGTGGGAGGCCTTGGCGCTGACGCTCATGTCGTTCTGGAGCGTCGAGATAGGCCTCTCCGTGGTGGGCCTGGCGCTCTCGGCCTACGTCTTCGCCTTCTACCTTCGCTCTGCCGCCAGGAGGACGTCGATAGGCAGGAGGGTGACCGCCACGGTAGGCGTGCTGACGGCCCAGATGCTAGTTACGCTGGCGCTCTCCGTGCACCTTGCCTTGAGGTTCTCGGCCGACGTAGCGGTGCCCATGCTTACCATAGTGACCCTTGAGGTCACCGGCATAGCGCTGCTCACAATGGCCGTGAGGGAGTGAAGCGCAAAGCGGCCTGGCATCATAGTTGTGCTGCCGCTGGCCTACATGTTGGTAAAGAGGGCCGCAAAGGAGCTCTGAGGCCGTCGCGCGCTTTATTTCATTTCTTCATTAGTATTTTATTAAAGGCTAGCCTTCTTTCTTCACTTGGCCCTGCCTCTCCCCTGGCGAGCTCCCTCGGCAGCCCCTCGTCCCAGTCCGGGTGTCTCCTTAGGGCCTCCTCAAGCTCGTCGGCGCCTGCCACCTAGCTTTCCCCAGATCCTGCTCCACCTCCCACACGTAGGCTGAGCCGCCCGAGGACCTCAGCAGCTCCCTCACCCTCTCCTCGCTCAAGGCGCCTCCCGCTGCTAGGCCTTGCGTAGGTTAAAGGCGCTGAGAAAAGGGTTTTTGTCCAATAGCCAACACTAGGCGAGGGGGCGTGGAGTGGAGCCAGTAAGGGCCAAGAGGCTCGGCAAGGACTCGATCAACGGCGTCTACAGGTACGACTTCGACAGCGGCTACTGGGTCCAGCTTGATGAGTCTGCCTCGCCGCTGGTGCCGGCCGAGAGGTACTCCCTGGTCTACTTTGACAACACCCTGTGCCCGGTCTGCAGGAGGTATGACCTTCACTGGTACCCCTTCGTTGAGTCTAACATTGACAAGCTGAGGGGCTTCGGGCTTTACATAGTGCTCTGCGACTGGTTCACGCAGCAGTGCACCTCGGCGAGGGCCGCCATGACGTTCATAGGGTATGAGGTGAAGGCGTCACCAACCACTGCGCTGCTCCTCAGCGAAGGCTCAAGGGTCGTCTACAGCGAGAGGTACGAGGGCCTGCTCACCGAGAGGGACCTGGGCAACGTTGTCTTCAGCTTCCCTGAGAGGGCCGAGAGGGCCGCCAGGGGCGAGAAGGTCGAGAGACCCATGACGGAGGAGGAGATGATGGAGAAGCTTTACACTATGCTCTCCCAGAGGAGCGGCAAGCCTTAGGCTAAGGCGGGCGCCAAGGCGTTCGGCCCTAGTTAAAGGGCTTTTTATTCCGCGCCTCCAGCTGGCTAAGTGGGAAGGAGGGTAGCCAAGACAGAGCCCTCTTAGGCAAGGAAGAGGTGTGAGACTTGCTGAAGTACCTGATAAGGGCATCGTTTGAAGTGGACGGTAGGGTTGAGAAGCACGACATAATAGGGGCCGTCTTCGGGCAGACCGAGGGGCTCCTGGGGTCTGAGTTCAACCTGGAGGAGCTTCAGAACAAGGACAAGATAGGGAGGGTTCACATAGACCTCAAGTACCAGGGCACAAAGACCGTCGGCGAGATGCAGATACCGAGCAATCTTGACAGGGTTGAGACCGTAATACTTGCGGCCATGATAGAGACCGTCGACAAGGTGGGCCCCTACAGCGCCAGGATAACCGTTGAGTCCATAGAGGACCTGAGGGCCGAGAAGCTTAAGTGGATAGTTCAGAGGGCCCGCGAGCTCCTGCAGAGCGTCAAGGAGCAGGAGCCTGACATAAAGGAGATAGTCAGGCAGGTCTCGCAGAAGGCCGAGGCCCAGCCCAGGGTGATAGAGTACGGCGAGGACAGGCTGCCGGCTGGGCCTGAGGTTGAGAGGTCGGACACCATAATAATAGTTGAGGGCAGGGCCGACGTCATAAACCTCGGCAGGTACGGCTACGCCAACACCATAGCCATAGGCGGAGCAAAGGAGAGGGTGCCGAAGACAATACTTGACGTGGCCAAAGGCAAGAAGGTCATACTCTTCGTCGACGGCGACAGGGGCGGCGAGATGATAATGAGGACCGTGCTCTCGCAGATGCACGTTGACTATGTGGCCAGGGCTCCCAAGGGGATGGAGGTAGAGCAGCTCACGGGGAAGGAGATAGCCAGGGCCCTGGCCCAGATGGTACCAGCGGAGGAGGCCATGAAGCAGCTTGGCATGGTCCCTGCGCAGCCTGAGGCCGCTCCTCAGCCGGCCGAGCAGGCAGCTGTGCAGCAGCCGGCCCCCCAGGAGGCTGCCCAGGTTCAGCAGCCTGCTCAGCCGGCCGAGCAGGCCGCCCAACAGCCCCAGGCCGAGCAGGCGGTCCAGCAGGCCCCTCAGCAGCCTGAGGCCGCTCCTCAGCCGGCTCAGCAGGCGGGCGTCGCCTCCCTGATAATGCCGAAGCAGGTCCTCGACAGCATGAAGGAGCTCAAGGGCACTCTTGAGGCGGTCGCCTATGACAGGTCCTGGAACGAGGTGGCGAGGCTTAAGGTAAAGGACCTGTTCAACTGGATGCAGCAGGTGGAGTCCGGCAAGGTCTACGCTGTAGTCTTTGATGGCATAATAACCCAGAGGCTCCTGGACGCGGCCTCCGAGAAGGGCGTCGCCCTTCTCATAGGTGCCAGGATAGGCAGCAGGGTCTCCTCGAGGAAGGGCGACGTGGTCTTCATGACCTTTAGCGACATCGTGTGACTTTTTAAACTTTATGGGGGCTAAGGGGGCGAAAGTCCCCTCCGTGAGGTGGGGGATGGATAGCCCCCATAGAAAAGTTTTTTATAGTTATCAATCATAAACTATTCATAAATTATAGAAGAGACATGTGCAGGCCTCTGGCTGTAAGGGCTGAGGCCGCGCCCTCGGGGCTGGGGAACTTACGCCTGCGGAGGGCGGCCTCCGCAACCCCTCCTCCGCGCGGGGCGCCACAGGGCGGCTCCGCCCGATGGAGCCTCCGCTGTGGGCGAGGGGGATCGAGGCCGCCCTGGGAGGCAGGAAGTCATCACCGCGAGGTGGGGTGCCCCGCCCGTGAGGGCGGGGCAATTCACTCATCACTCTTCTTCAGGTAGTCGAAGAGGGAGGCCTGCCTCCCCCCTGCTTTTAGCTCCCTCTCGCTCACTCCGAAGAAGCCGAGTATCCTCATGACGGCTGGCACGACCTGCTTATCTATGTAGTAGTTGACGTCCACGTCCTGAGGCTTGACAAGGAAGTAGGGCCTGGCCCTCCTGGACAGCGGTCCGTCACCCTTGACTATGACGTAGCCTATCTTCGAGCCCACGTCCACCTTGAATCCCAGCTTCTCCATCATCTTGGCTACGTAGACGTGCGGGGCCTCAGCCTCGTACTTGTCAACGCTCTTAGTTAGGGTCTTCCATATGACCAGCTTCTCCACGTCGACCTTGTTGGACCTCAGGTCGTTTATGATGCCCTTGACGTAGTCAACGGCCTTCTTAACGTCATCATATCTCAGTATCAGCTCAGCCACCTGGGCCTGGGCCTCCTTGGCCAGCTCGCTCCAGTCGCCCCTCACGGCCTCAAAGCCAACTATGTCTATCTTGCCGTCAGGCGTGAGGCCCGCGTACCTCTTCTTGGCCTCCGTGAAGAAGACCCTACTGTAGACCTTGTCAACCTTTATGTCAAACTCAAGGCCCTTGGTTATCTCATCGATAACCTTCTGAACCTTCTCGGGGTCGTTTTCAACGAAGAGGCTGTCCGTGTCGCCATAGTAAACCTTGAGGCCGAGGGACCTGGCCAGGGAGGCGGCCTTAGTTATCAGGTCCCTGCCCCAGGCCGTCACGGACTCGGCGCACTCCCTGCAGTACCACCTCGCGGCGGCCCAGCCCATGTAGCCATAGCTGGCGTTGGCGAGCACCTTTATCGCCCTCTGCCTCTCGTTCAGCAGCCTGTACTGCGGGCTGCCCTCCGGGTACTTCTTCATGGCAGCCTTGACCTCGGCCCTCCACCTGAGGAACCTCTCGAGGACCCTCCTGAAGAAGGCCTCCTTGTCGGCGCAGAATCTGTGCTTAACGCCGGGCGCCTCGTTAACGCTCTCGCAGCTCTCCCCCGGCTTTATGAGGGTGTCGGGGCCGACGTTGTACTTGACCATTATGCTCGGGTACATGCTGGCAAAGTCCAGGACGGCCACATTGTGGTGTATGCCGGGCCTGGGCTCAAGCACTATAGCCCCTGTGTAGGTCTCAAGCTCCCTACTCTCCTCCTCAGCCCTGTTGGGCACCAGCTCACCCAGCTTTCTGGCCTCCCTCATGAACCTCATCTCAAGCCTGAAGGCCACGCTTGCCGCTGCGACCTGGTCGAGCGGGAGGCCGCTTATCTGGCTGAGCTGGGCCCCAAAGGGCAGGAACTGGTACGCCAAGCCCAGGGTTGACACAACGTCATCCATGTTGTAGGCCAGCAGGGTCTTCCTCCTCTCGGGGTCGTCCCAGTACTCGGCTATCCTCCACCAGTCC is part of the Acidilobus sp. 7A genome and encodes:
- a CDS encoding DNA polymerase II; this encodes MVQLVVERLTFQLLDVSYSIEGGRPIIELWARDSRGRRLLLLDDAFRPYFYVLPRDGEDTDRLAAELKRLSKTRSPITSVEKVNMKYFGRPVTALKVTTVIPETVRDYRDAAAKLSGVSDVLEADVRFSMRYLIDLNLYPMRWYVAEVEQLARSDVIADGSYRLLSKPEEDPSLADVDPLEGLRVMAFDIEAYNPQGSPNPARDPVIIIGLAFNDGERLQLQASGHSDKEVIQRFVDIIKRKDPDIIVGYNQNSFDWPYLLERARANGVKLEVGRKAGAEPTPSVFGHVSVQGRLNVDLYNFAEGIEEVKVKTLDEVADYLGVMPKDKRTNVDWWRIAEYWDDPERRKTLLAYNMDDVVSTLGLAYQFLPFGAQLSQISGLPLDQVAAASVAFRLEMRFMREARKLGELVPNRAEEESRELETYTGAIVLEPRPGIHHNVAVLDFASMYPSIMVKYNVGPDTLIKPGESCESVNEAPGVKHRFCADKEAFFRRVLERFLRWRAEVKAAMKKYPEGSPQYRLLNERQRAIKVLANASYGYMGWAAARWYCRECAESVTAWGRDLITKAASLARSLGLKVYYGDTDSLFVENDPEKVQKVIDEITKGLEFDIKVDKVYSRVFFTEAKKRYAGLTPDGKIDIVGFEAVRGDWSELAKEAQAQVAELILRYDDVKKAVDYVKGIINDLRSNKVDVEKLVIWKTLTKSVDKYEAEAPHVYVAKMMEKLGFKVDVGSKIGYVIVKGDGPLSRRARPYFLVKPQDVDVNYYIDKQVVPAVMRILGFFGVSERELKAGGRQASLFDYLKKSDE
- the dnaG gene encoding DNA primase DnaG, with amino-acid sequence MLKYLIRASFEVDGRVEKHDIIGAVFGQTEGLLGSEFNLEELQNKDKIGRVHIDLKYQGTKTVGEMQIPSNLDRVETVILAAMIETVDKVGPYSARITVESIEDLRAEKLKWIVQRARELLQSVKEQEPDIKEIVRQVSQKAEAQPRVIEYGEDRLPAGPEVERSDTIIIVEGRADVINLGRYGYANTIAIGGAKERVPKTILDVAKGKKVILFVDGDRGGEMIMRTVLSQMHVDYVARAPKGMEVEQLTGKEIARALAQMVPAEEAMKQLGMVPAQPEAAPQPAEQAAVQQPAPQEAAQVQQPAQPAEQAAQQPQAEQAVQQAPQQPEAAPQPAQQAGVASLIMPKQVLDSMKELKGTLEAVAYDRSWNEVARLKVKDLFNWMQQVESGKVYAVVFDGIITQRLLDAASEKGVALLIGARIGSRVSSRKGDVVFMTFSDIV
- a CDS encoding LysE family transporter yields the protein MDPLRLVALTVAISASGALSPGPLSTAAMINGARWSWRAGLRMAAGHMTFELPFVVAIGMAAYELRWALGLPAVRYGLGALMGAFIAYFSATTILDGLRYLRGRQAAQVDPPASGPYFSGLALTALNPFFLLWWLTVGMALVELASTMGLLLGYAVMYPSHVWMDFAWLTLLSSLGHQGRRLSGKSYGALLVALAAVMAVAGAYALSALL
- a CDS encoding winged helix-turn-helix domain-containing protein produces the protein MARKGLGFRDWDHMLWWLFVGTRGGEMRLRIAEQIIKGPANANQLAEALGVNYRTIRHHLEILMEAGLVESEGPRYGQLYYPSKDLTESLERVRRMMKEGGRPWR
- a CDS encoding alpha/beta hydrolase; the encoded protein is MPDKYVNVRGVRVHYIEEGSGTPVVMMPGAAFNARTWVQVGLVKAVADAGFRAISVDPPGQGETPQGKYGFGGGVKFLEDFLPMVNFSSGVLLGASLGGNTVAMYALAHPDRVLGLVLVGAVDLARHGPQFKVLTGKPILLIWGSHDDVSPIENAEAVISRVSTAELVRIGERHACYLDDPAGFTQTVVDFLRTRTSTA
- a CDS encoding class I SAM-dependent methyltransferase — translated: MAQGINMKESDFRDLELKLRLDSDSAGVSRIDFEDGLVLYSVLFTHLSGASGAKVLDLGSAMGYSTLWISKALEEACSGPCDVIAAELRGERVRAAQDFFKGVELRSARVSFVEGDAVSLLEGIDDESVDAAFVDVHVSLYPKVAELLLRKLRRGGVAMFHNAIRPPPPAETFQVLSRTGWRFAVVPTLEGILITRKP